One window of Atribacter laminatus genomic DNA carries:
- a CDS encoding DUF3303 domain-containing protein, which yields MLFVVLCNAKGGTSKERTERRMTWKAPEGTKLIGEYWLTNEYPNVVQIIEADNVQLMLNAISDWDDFFDISIYPAITAEEGMKNIQEMMK from the coding sequence ATGTTATTTGTTGTGTTGTGTAACGCCAAAGGTGGGACGAGCAAAGAAAGAACCGAGCGTCGGATGACCTGGAAAGCTCCGGAAGGAACAAAGTTAATCGGTGAATATTGGCTCACGAATGAATACCCCAATGTGGTCCAGATTATTGAAGCCGATAACGTGCAGTTAATGTTAAATGCCATTTCAGATTGGGATGATTTTTTTGATATCAGTATTTATCCTGCAATTACTGCGGAAGAAGGGATGAAAAATATCCAGGAGATGATGAAATAA
- a CDS encoding IS4 family transposase, with translation MKTPLLSGRIDLRKKTNHHKERGVFMTILPENLKNERTLLPMFSSFMKEFKVNQLFRKCHMNKKKGFPVKDVFQMIFLLVFTQKNVAGLLQSRHPLFQGKKDTLYRFLHKTSGSWRKLLFLLSTKVVSEALLPFTSLKRYTWVVDDSPYERPRSLKVEGLSRFYDHAQGRFSRGFRMLTLGLTDGATFIPFAFSLLSSHQKENQLCPMDASVDGRNKRARLRKESQEKAPDVFFNLLDGALKHCPLVSTILFDSWFSFPALIRKCALRGLSVVCMLKNTPKIYYSFGGKVLSLSSLFTRIQKRPHGNIIGSGVVNLNLTGKPLLARIVFVRSEKQKSQWLALLSTDLSLSEDEIVTLYGKRWDIEVFFKMVKSVLKLTREFQVRSYDALVSHTSIVFIRYIMLAVIARRNTDPRTFGELFYACYDEIQDITLMEALTLLLELLKTTIKQILVLSEEKVKELLIYFVNSLPAWLREKVLLLNCES, from the coding sequence ATGAAAACACCCCTCCTTTCTGGTAGAATTGACTTAAGGAAAAAAACCAATCACCACAAAGAGAGAGGTGTCTTCATGACTATCCTACCAGAAAATTTGAAAAATGAAAGGACCTTGTTACCCATGTTTTCCTCCTTTATGAAGGAGTTTAAAGTGAACCAACTGTTTCGAAAATGCCATATGAACAAAAAGAAAGGGTTCCCAGTCAAAGACGTCTTTCAGATGATCTTTCTCCTAGTCTTTACTCAGAAAAACGTTGCTGGTCTTCTCCAATCTCGACATCCCCTTTTCCAAGGAAAGAAAGACACTCTTTACCGTTTCCTCCACAAGACCAGTGGGAGCTGGCGAAAATTGCTCTTTCTTTTGAGTACCAAAGTAGTCTCTGAAGCGCTCCTTCCTTTTACCAGTTTGAAACGCTACACCTGGGTGGTGGATGATTCCCCCTATGAACGGCCTCGGAGCTTGAAAGTTGAAGGGCTCTCTCGATTCTATGATCACGCCCAAGGACGGTTCAGTCGGGGTTTCAGAATGCTCACTTTAGGACTCACCGATGGTGCTACATTCATTCCCTTTGCTTTTTCATTGTTAAGTTCTCACCAAAAAGAAAACCAGCTCTGTCCCATGGATGCCTCCGTTGATGGACGAAACAAAAGAGCTCGTCTTCGGAAAGAATCCCAAGAAAAAGCTCCAGATGTCTTCTTCAACCTCCTGGATGGAGCCTTGAAACACTGTCCTTTGGTCTCAACTATTCTCTTTGATAGTTGGTTCAGTTTTCCAGCCCTCATCCGCAAATGTGCTCTTCGCGGATTATCAGTGGTGTGCATGCTCAAAAACACCCCAAAAATTTACTATTCTTTTGGTGGAAAAGTTCTTTCTCTTTCCTCTCTTTTCACCAGAATTCAGAAAAGACCACACGGCAATATCATTGGATCGGGTGTCGTGAATCTCAATCTCACTGGGAAACCACTTTTAGCTCGGATTGTCTTTGTCCGAAGTGAAAAACAAAAATCTCAATGGTTGGCACTGCTTTCAACTGATCTGTCTCTTTCTGAAGACGAGATCGTCACCCTCTATGGGAAACGCTGGGATATCGAGGTTTTCTTCAAGATGGTGAAATCGGTCTTGAAACTCACTCGGGAATTTCAGGTTCGATCCTATGATGCTCTGGTATCCCATACCAGTATCGTCTTTATCCGCTATATCATGCTCGCGGTTATTGCCCGGAGAAACACCGATCCCCGAACCTTTGGCGAGCTTTTCTATGCCTGCTATGATGAAATTCAGGATATCACTCTTATGGAAGCACTCACTCTTCTTCTTGAGCTCCTGAAGACGACCATCAAACAGATTCTTGTCCTTTCAGAAGAAAAAGTCAAAGAGCTACTCATCTATTTTGTAAATAGTCTTCCAGCATGGTTGAGAGAAAAAGTGCTATTATTGAACTGCGAAAGTTGA
- a CDS encoding Panacea domain-containing protein, which yields MVSVFDVAAFIIDQLGPITAMKLQKLVYYCQAWSLVWDDTPLFEERIEAWSNGPVVPALFEFHKGQYIVDSIPNGDPEKLNKNQKETVEAVLVYYGKKSSRWLSDLTHMEDPWKNTRAGISNDERSNREITLESMAEYYSSLSPDF from the coding sequence ATGGTTAGTGTGTTTGATGTAGCTGCTTTTATTATTGACCAATTGGGACCAATAACTGCAATGAAGCTTCAAAAACTTGTCTACTATTGCCAAGCTTGGTCTCTGGTGTGGGACGATACTCCTCTATTTGAAGAAAGAATTGAGGCCTGGTCAAACGGTCCGGTGGTACCTGCACTTTTTGAATTTCACAAGGGACAATATATTGTTGATTCAATACCGAATGGGGACCCAGAAAAACTTAATAAAAATCAAAAAGAAACAGTAGAGGCTGTATTAGTTTATTATGGAAAAAAGTCTTCCCGATGGTTAAGCGATTTAACTCACATGGAAGACCCTTGGAAAAATACCCGAGCTGGTATTTCTAATGACGAAAGAAGCAATAGAGAAATAACTCTTGAATCAATGGCAGAGTATTATAGTAGCTTGTCACCAGATTTTTAA
- a CDS encoding potassium channel family protein, with the protein MEEKKGNQCPICGRPSLYTSTEGKCIFHAKAEEKDEDEFKEELRLLLKDKNFDFNFNGFVFIGDIDFNRDYNIKKFINASFEKAVFNGKMTFYDIQFNESTSFDDTVFYGESYFIGSHFNGYTAFFGIIFSKKTSFDGTKFNEKVDFYFVYFYGETIFTEVRFEKGAIFDNVEFNQYGNFFDTHFSEGTNFSNIFFQGNINFTYAYLENVNMSGIFLSDNTQVCFNGTRLRNTWIIKGNIEKHIQAENEKKYGEARETYLLLKNNFHSIGRYEDESWAFKKEKDMERKDFWEKFCKGKNYEQEEIKQATEESKTTGKKNKREWKYFKNWLCSWFINLLYGYGERPGNVIIVSGGIILLFTFLYTYFGIVDNLINNGTSKNIFNCLYFSIVTFTTLGFGDLSPQPIPTLRLLTSIEAFIGAFMMALFIYTFARRTGGR; encoded by the coding sequence ATGGAAGAAAAAAAGGGAAATCAATGTCCAATATGCGGAAGACCTTCCTTGTATACTTCAACAGAGGGAAAATGTATCTTTCATGCAAAAGCAGAGGAAAAAGACGAAGATGAATTTAAGGAAGAATTAAGGCTATTGCTTAAAGATAAGAACTTTGATTTTAATTTTAATGGATTTGTCTTTATAGGTGATATAGATTTTAATAGAGATTACAATATTAAGAAATTTATAAATGCTTCATTTGAAAAAGCAGTTTTTAATGGAAAAATGACCTTTTATGATATTCAGTTTAATGAATCAACTTCTTTTGACGATACTGTCTTTTATGGAGAATCTTATTTCATTGGGAGTCATTTTAATGGATACACTGCTTTTTTTGGAATTATATTCAGCAAAAAAACATCTTTTGACGGAACAAAATTTAATGAAAAAGTAGATTTCTATTTTGTATATTTTTATGGAGAAACAATATTCACAGAAGTAAGATTTGAGAAAGGAGCAATTTTTGACAATGTTGAATTTAATCAATATGGTAACTTTTTTGATACTCATTTCTCTGAAGGTACAAACTTTTCAAATATCTTTTTTCAAGGCAATATAAACTTTACATATGCTTATTTAGAAAATGTCAATATGAGTGGGATATTTTTAAGCGATAATACTCAGGTCTGTTTTAATGGAACCAGATTAAGAAATACATGGATTATAAAGGGAAACATTGAAAAACATATTCAAGCTGAAAATGAAAAAAAATATGGTGAAGCGAGAGAAACTTATTTACTGCTCAAGAATAATTTTCATTCAATAGGAAGATATGAAGACGAGAGTTGGGCATTTAAAAAAGAAAAGGACATGGAAAGGAAAGACTTCTGGGAAAAATTTTGTAAAGGCAAAAACTACGAGCAGGAAGAGATTAAACAAGCAACAGAGGAGTCAAAAACTACAGGAAAAAAGAATAAACGAGAATGGAAGTACTTTAAAAATTGGCTTTGTTCCTGGTTTATCAATCTACTTTATGGATATGGAGAAAGACCCGGTAATGTGATTATAGTTTCAGGAGGAATAATCTTACTTTTTACGTTTCTTTATACCTATTTTGGTATTGTAGATAACTTGATAAATAATGGAACCAGTAAAAATATTTTCAATTGCCTTTATTTCAGCATTGTTACATTTACCACTCTAGGGTTTGGTGACCTTTCCCCTCAACCAATTCCAACACTTAGGTTATTAACCAGTATTGAAGCATTTATTGGAGCATTTATGATGGCTTTGTTTATTTACACATTTGCCCGAAGAACTGGAGGAAGGTAA
- a CDS encoding tyrosine-type recombinase/integrase, giving the protein MGKTLKLLIILSWMEYLSEFLTEKKVQGCRERTIKDYRLHVSYFFRNFQGDVDDYHSICNKVKEYFSTSNIAPSTFNIRRAYLKSFFSYLVKIGVLPKNPIDFSKRKDEGKARNVSQDVLIELLKLPDKKTFAGLRDYCIILLTLDTGIRPQEGLSLLPQDFNLPGLEVTIRKEIAKTKATRTVPISPLTATYIQKLLKVRLSTWNDNIPVFCSYEGRPLHETSWAHRLKQYSHQLGHSITPYSLRHSFALLYLRNGGNVFTLQRTMGHADLNMTKRYLALNGEDLKREHKTASPVNLFNKKRVKNI; this is encoded by the coding sequence ATGGGAAAAACGCTAAAATTGCTCATCATCTTATCCTGGATGGAATATCTCTCTGAGTTTCTCACGGAAAAGAAGGTCCAGGGGTGCCGGGAAAGAACTATCAAGGATTATCGGCTTCACGTTTCTTACTTCTTTAGGAATTTTCAGGGGGATGTTGACGATTACCATTCAATTTGCAATAAGGTTAAGGAATATTTTTCAACTTCTAATATCGCCCCCTCTACTTTTAACATCCGGAGGGCTTACCTCAAGTCCTTCTTTTCCTACCTGGTAAAAATTGGAGTTCTTCCTAAAAACCCCATTGACTTCTCCAAGAGAAAGGATGAGGGGAAGGCTCGGAATGTTTCCCAGGATGTTTTAATTGAGCTTTTAAAACTCCCCGATAAGAAAACCTTTGCCGGCCTCCGGGATTACTGCATTATTCTCTTAACCTTGGATACCGGAATACGTCCCCAGGAAGGGTTATCGCTGCTTCCTCAAGATTTTAACCTTCCCGGCCTTGAAGTCACCATCAGAAAGGAAATAGCCAAGACCAAAGCCACTCGGACCGTTCCCATTTCACCCTTGACCGCTACCTATATTCAGAAATTATTAAAGGTCCGCCTTTCCACCTGGAATGATAATATACCGGTTTTTTGTTCCTATGAAGGAAGACCTCTTCATGAAACTTCTTGGGCCCATCGGTTAAAACAATATAGCCATCAACTTGGCCATTCTATTACTCCGTATTCCTTGCGCCATTCTTTTGCTCTTCTATACCTTCGCAATGGTGGAAATGTGTTTACATTACAAAGAACCATGGGCCATGCTGATTTAAATATGACCAAACGGTATTTGGCGTTAAATGGGGAGGATTTGAAGAGGGAGCATAAAACCGCATCACCGGTAAATCTGTTTAATAAGAAGAGAGTGAAGAATATATAA
- a CDS encoding PspC domain-containing protein, producing the protein MDRRLYRSRTDKILGGVCSGIAKYFEVDPTIIRLVAVALIFAGGSGILAYIIAWIIVPEEPSGEVEQDDKTIEVTPEKKEEDEKKRAKNLELLAWVLIVIGIIWVARYAFSWWFPIFPWFGKVAFPVILIFLGILLVITLRKKS; encoded by the coding sequence TTGGATAGAAGACTTTACCGTTCGCGAACTGATAAAATTTTAGGTGGAGTATGTTCTGGAATAGCCAAATATTTTGAAGTCGATCCGACAATCATTCGATTAGTTGCTGTTGCTCTCATTTTTGCCGGTGGATCAGGAATATTAGCGTATATTATTGCCTGGATAATCGTTCCCGAAGAGCCATCAGGTGAGGTAGAGCAGGATGATAAAACTATTGAGGTGACTCCGGAAAAAAAAGAGGAAGATGAGAAAAAGCGAGCAAAAAATCTCGAGCTTCTTGCCTGGGTTTTAATTGTGATTGGGATCATCTGGGTGGCACGCTATGCCTTTTCTTGGTGGTTCCCAATTTTCCCCTGGTTTGGTAAGGTAGCTTTTCCAGTCATTTTAATTTTCTTGGGTATTTTGCTGGTCATTACTTTAAGGAAAAAATCTTAG
- a CDS encoding family 10 glycosylhydrolase — protein sequence MPKKGLLFCILLILFTILSTSTLTHALPEFRGVWIDVRSIPNTRDGIEAMVKELASAHFNAILVESFYLGKTIYPSDFLAQQGLARQMEVYEKSNLDPLAVFIESAHRYNVQVHAWFDMFYVGLNQPGELLEKFPAWQSIQRNGTVGYKQGKNHFYWVCPLHQGVKEFYTELLIDVLQNYNLDGIHLDYLRFPDTTIADTCYAQEHREHFLSQYGIDPIAIDPFTQPDIYRLWNNYRAQSVTNLLAEINTRVHQIKPNIILSVAVQPRGMPIELNPGFLQNWPSWAENHYLDVLIPMTYSSRVNEMKGLTFWVNTFLLGNLPAFAGIQAFNLPDIENLSQMVEFSRLAQFQGSVIFAYPYLNSEILDSLKQGPFQEKAEAPSRKHLNSLVPAEKVQVVRYSHPNPRTIKAQLIQEEIQVDGLLLEKSWENADFQNEFSLITGEGLARSQTTVACLFSSTHLYVAFQIDDSPSQNRKITIYQKDGPVFYDDSVEVFIDPWFSSSFYYHLSLNSIGTQYDSFSRSGPSWNANWEVAAQEKTNGWTVEIAIPFSELEISTPQPGDRWRINFNRTDIILGEFSGWSPTPGTFHAPSFFGILEFVK from the coding sequence ATGCCAAAAAAAGGCCTTCTATTTTGTATTTTATTGATCCTTTTTACTATCCTGTCTACTTCAACCTTGACCCATGCTCTCCCTGAATTTCGCGGGGTATGGATCGATGTGAGAAGCATCCCCAATACCCGCGATGGTATTGAAGCCATGGTCAAAGAATTGGCATCAGCTCATTTCAATGCTATTCTGGTTGAATCTTTTTATCTGGGTAAAACCATTTATCCTTCAGATTTTTTAGCTCAACAGGGGCTCGCCCGTCAAATGGAAGTATATGAAAAATCTAATCTTGATCCTCTTGCAGTCTTTATCGAATCGGCTCACCGTTACAATGTGCAGGTGCATGCCTGGTTTGACATGTTTTATGTCGGTCTTAACCAACCCGGAGAACTTCTGGAAAAGTTTCCTGCTTGGCAATCCATTCAGCGCAATGGAACGGTTGGATATAAACAGGGGAAAAATCACTTTTATTGGGTATGTCCTCTCCACCAGGGAGTCAAAGAATTTTATACCGAACTTCTTATCGACGTTCTCCAAAATTATAATTTAGATGGAATTCATCTTGATTATCTGCGATTCCCGGATACAACCATTGCCGATACCTGTTACGCTCAGGAACATCGGGAGCATTTTTTATCACAATACGGTATAGACCCAATTGCAATCGATCCTTTCACCCAACCGGATATCTATCGTCTCTGGAATAATTACCGAGCCCAATCGGTCACTAACCTCCTAGCAGAAATAAATACCAGAGTTCACCAAATTAAACCGAACATCATCCTTTCAGTAGCCGTTCAACCCCGAGGGATGCCAATCGAGCTCAATCCCGGATTTCTGCAAAACTGGCCTTCCTGGGCAGAAAATCATTACTTGGATGTATTGATCCCTATGACTTACAGCTCAAGGGTGAATGAGATGAAAGGATTAACCTTTTGGGTCAATACTTTTTTATTAGGAAATCTACCGGCTTTTGCCGGGATCCAAGCCTTTAACCTTCCCGATATTGAAAACCTTTCCCAAATGGTCGAATTCTCACGTTTGGCTCAATTTCAAGGTTCAGTCATCTTTGCATACCCCTATCTAAACAGCGAAATACTCGATTCCTTAAAACAAGGACCCTTCCAAGAAAAAGCCGAAGCTCCATCCCGAAAACACCTCAATTCTCTGGTTCCAGCTGAGAAAGTCCAAGTCGTTCGATATTCTCACCCCAATCCCCGAACCATAAAAGCTCAACTCATTCAAGAAGAAATCCAGGTCGATGGATTACTTCTTGAAAAATCATGGGAAAATGCTGATTTTCAAAATGAATTTTCCCTTATCACCGGAGAAGGGTTGGCCAGAAGCCAAACCACCGTAGCTTGTCTTTTTTCATCTACTCATCTTTATGTCGCTTTCCAGATAGATGATTCTCCTTCTCAAAATCGCAAAATCACTATTTACCAAAAGGATGGACCAGTTTTTTATGATGATTCGGTTGAGGTTTTTATTGATCCCTGGTTTAGCAGCAGCTTTTACTACCATTTATCCCTGAACTCAATCGGAACTCAATATGATAGTTTTTCTCGATCTGGACCTTCCTGGAATGCTAACTGGGAAGTCGCCGCACAGGAAAAAACCAACGGCTGGACAGTAGAAATTGCAATTCCTTTTTCCGAATTGGAAATCTCAACTCCTCAACCGGGAGATCGGTGGAGAATCAACTTCAATCGAACCGATATCATTCTGGGGGAATTTAGCGGGTGGTCACCAACACCTGGGACCTTTCACGCACCATCATTCTTTGGCATTCTCGAATTTGTAAAATGA
- a CDS encoding polysaccharide deacetylase family protein, with product MDISVVIGVDTETDIGSFTPFYNGVKKGTPLLMDLFEKKGIPATFFMVAEAAQKFPELTREIKQRGFEVGCHTIHHETIGDPLFEIPLVKPILPEEVPHRLEVATAMIAEVIGETPQSFRAPRLWGSTIMVNTLEKLGYLADATYPLYYFQKRVTPYYPSAKDWTQEGNLSILEIPNFADLTIESHDQYGRDRDQWPLFRTEGAESLMKHVNNMITYCDERDKPAVFCFYIHPWEFIEMPSRLSYGEATVEPLPFIIQNCGPRALTELSSVIDAFKNKGAAFYSAAGLARQWRERVKKS from the coding sequence ATGGATATTTCAGTTGTCATTGGAGTAGATACCGAAACTGATATAGGAAGTTTTACACCTTTTTATAATGGAGTCAAAAAAGGAACACCGCTTTTGATGGATTTGTTTGAAAAAAAAGGAATACCTGCAACTTTTTTTATGGTTGCCGAAGCAGCACAAAAATTCCCGGAACTCACTCGTGAAATTAAACAAAGAGGTTTTGAAGTCGGTTGCCACACTATTCATCACGAGACGATTGGTGATCCGCTTTTTGAGATTCCGTTGGTCAAACCGATTTTACCCGAAGAAGTGCCCCATCGACTTGAAGTGGCTACGGCAATGATTGCTGAAGTTATTGGAGAAACTCCCCAATCTTTTCGAGCCCCCAGGCTTTGGGGAAGTACTATTATGGTGAATACCTTAGAAAAATTGGGCTATCTCGCCGATGCTACTTATCCGCTTTATTACTTTCAAAAAAGAGTTACTCCTTATTATCCATCAGCGAAAGATTGGACTCAGGAGGGAAACCTTTCCATTCTTGAAATACCAAATTTTGCTGATCTCACCATAGAAAGCCATGATCAATATGGAAGGGATCGAGATCAATGGCCTCTTTTCCGAACCGAAGGTGCTGAATCATTGATGAAGCATGTCAATAATATGATTACTTACTGTGACGAAAGAGATAAACCGGCGGTATTTTGTTTCTACATACATCCCTGGGAATTTATTGAAATGCCTTCTCGCCTTTCATATGGAGAGGCCACCGTTGAGCCGCTTCCTTTTATAATCCAAAACTGTGGACCTCGAGCCTTGACTGAACTATCTAGTGTTATTGATGCATTTAAAAATAAAGGTGCAGCTTTTTATTCAGCAGCAGGGCTGGCTCGACAGTGGAGAGAAAGAGTGAAGAAAAGCTGA
- a CDS encoding LacI family DNA-binding transcriptional regulator, with translation MPPTIRDVAREAGVSVATVSRVINGSEAVSDEIKDRVLKAINLLNYQPNLSARFLSQKKHPFSDNTKYVGVLFGEYVHSDHYFFSSVISGIEKTMFEKRLNVVISSVSQRDNYTPLDLPLFIAEKSLKYLIVIGETDPKFLFYLKENGFIVVMVDDIGPTGFDCVLCDYKRGALEAVEYLVNLGHKNIGLIAGAEHHYFSRALENSYLKALQSNGIPIRREYIVYNEDFNVDGGARSMEKLFSLSHPPTAILTNDEMAVGVLQKASEMNIVIPEKLSVMGFDDIEMARFFHPPLTTMKIPGSEMGRLAAKLVIDKMQEGESLPAQRIELSPILVERKSCISFK, from the coding sequence ATGCCACCAACCATTCGAGATGTAGCACGAGAAGCTGGTGTAAGTGTTGCAACGGTTTCTCGGGTAATTAATGGCTCTGAAGCCGTCAGTGATGAAATCAAAGACCGGGTTTTGAAGGCAATCAACCTTTTAAACTATCAACCCAATCTGTCCGCTCGGTTTTTAAGCCAGAAAAAGCATCCCTTTTCCGATAATACCAAATATGTTGGTGTGCTTTTTGGTGAATACGTTCATTCTGATCATTATTTTTTTTCCAGTGTTATTTCTGGGATTGAAAAAACCATGTTTGAAAAACGGCTTAATGTAGTGATTTCTTCAGTTTCCCAACGTGACAATTACACCCCTCTCGATCTTCCCCTTTTTATCGCTGAAAAAAGTTTGAAATACCTGATCGTTATTGGAGAAACCGATCCAAAATTTCTTTTTTATTTGAAAGAAAACGGTTTTATTGTGGTAATGGTAGATGATATCGGTCCAACTGGCTTTGATTGTGTTCTTTGTGATTATAAAAGGGGAGCTCTTGAAGCAGTCGAATATCTGGTAAATTTAGGTCATAAAAATATTGGCTTGATAGCCGGCGCGGAACATCATTATTTTTCTCGAGCTCTTGAAAACAGCTACCTAAAAGCTTTGCAATCAAACGGTATTCCAATTCGCCGTGAATATATTGTTTACAATGAGGATTTTAATGTTGATGGAGGGGCACGGAGCATGGAAAAACTTTTTTCGCTTTCCCATCCACCTACTGCCATTTTGACCAATGATGAAATGGCAGTTGGGGTATTACAAAAAGCAAGTGAAATGAATATAGTTATTCCAGAAAAACTTTCGGTTATGGGATTTGATGATATTGAGATGGCGCGGTTTTTTCACCCTCCGCTTACTACTATGAAAATCCCAGGATCAGAAATGGGACGTTTAGCGGCTAAACTAGTTATTGATAAGATGCAGGAAGGCGAATCCCTTCCTGCTCAAAGAATTGAGTTGTCTCCTATCCTTGTTGAGAGAAAGTCATGTATTTCCTTCAAATAA
- a CDS encoding M24 family metallopeptidase, with amino-acid sequence MLLPEYEMKSRLKKVQDLLVAKDLPGTLVYYDELNIANGWYLSGWCPQFESGCLFVPRQGEPMILGGPESEPFAKTDSAIKKTKNIPVFMVPEEEYPNATISSFAEVFDEIGIKGKNQKLGVVGLDKMPFGVYQLLKKDLLGIGLIDITTEYEQFRKIKSPWEQEQVRKAFAIADQAFQMMKPLVREGISEIEIAGAGEGKARSLGANWFAFKAIVASGERTSGVVPTASDKKLQIGETVMMGLSPRYNGYAGVFGYTMVVGGKPSEAQRHCINDMVEAYRITKSNLKPGMIGKDINAVTHEFVTKQGYGKNIVCPFAHTIGLMEAEAPFFGPNSNDVLRPGMTVCVDVSVFSVPDVNGVRFESAFLITDKGPEPLSPYMDQLILNTKV; translated from the coding sequence ATGCTATTACCGGAATATGAAATGAAATCTCGCTTAAAAAAAGTACAAGATCTTCTTGTCGCAAAAGACCTTCCTGGGACTTTAGTATATTACGATGAACTCAACATAGCTAATGGGTGGTATCTATCCGGTTGGTGTCCACAATTTGAAAGCGGCTGTCTGTTTGTTCCTCGTCAAGGTGAGCCGATGATTTTGGGAGGCCCAGAATCAGAACCTTTTGCCAAGACCGACTCAGCGATTAAAAAGACCAAAAATATACCGGTTTTTATGGTTCCCGAAGAAGAATACCCGAACGCTACCATATCTTCTTTTGCCGAAGTTTTTGATGAAATTGGCATTAAAGGGAAAAACCAAAAGCTGGGTGTGGTTGGACTGGATAAGATGCCCTTCGGAGTCTATCAGCTACTCAAAAAAGATTTATTGGGAATTGGCCTGATTGATATTACCACTGAATATGAACAATTTCGCAAGATTAAATCACCATGGGAACAAGAACAAGTCAGAAAAGCCTTTGCCATCGCTGACCAAGCTTTCCAAATGATGAAACCTCTGGTTCGAGAAGGTATCTCGGAGATCGAAATTGCTGGTGCTGGAGAAGGGAAGGCTCGTTCCTTAGGAGCAAATTGGTTTGCTTTTAAAGCGATCGTTGCTAGCGGGGAACGAACCAGTGGAGTAGTTCCTACTGCATCGGATAAAAAATTGCAAATCGGTGAGACGGTGATGATGGGACTTAGCCCTCGATATAATGGTTATGCAGGGGTATTTGGCTATACCATGGTAGTTGGAGGGAAACCAAGCGAAGCACAACGCCACTGCATCAATGATATGGTTGAAGCCTATCGGATTACTAAATCCAATTTGAAGCCGGGGATGATTGGAAAAGATATTAATGCTGTAACCCATGAATTTGTAACCAAACAAGGATATGGAAAAAATATCGTTTGCCCTTTTGCTCATACCATAGGACTTATGGAGGCTGAAGCTCCCTTTTTTGGACCAAATAGCAACGATGTTTTACGGCCCGGAATGACAGTCTGTGTGGATGTGAGTGTCTTTTCAGTCCCGGATGTAAATGGAGTTCGGTTCGAAAGCGCTTTTCTCATTACCGATAAAGGTCCTGAGCCTCTTTCGCCCTATATGGATCAACTGATATTGAATACCAAAGTTTAG